In the genome of Pseudomonas sp. P5_109, one region contains:
- a CDS encoding SfnB family sulfur acquisition oxidoreductase, translating into MSVSAAYPINPPSAHVIRDDAEAIGIAHEIAALLQVGASERDLTRQVPAEVVDAFSNSGLWGITVPREYGGAEVSYATLAQVIAIVSAADPSLGQIPQNHYCLLEDIRLQGSHEQKQFFFGLALAGNRFANALSETGGKNVQDIRTRLVAEGEGYRIDGRKGYCTGSLYAHWLGVLALDSEDRAQLAFVPRHTEGLNVVDDWDSIGQRTTSSGTVLVEGLWVPAFNLFPTYRSYERPTLAGPFAQITTAAIDAGIARAALRDTIGFVREQARPWIDAGVEKASEDPLTIIQVGALDIRLEAAEALLERAGLVLDQARSAPDEHSVAQASLAVARAKVLTTEIAIEASNKLFELGGTRSTLRKHNLDRHWRNARVHTLHDPVRWKYHVIGNWLLNGIKPPRHDWS; encoded by the coding sequence ATGTCAGTTTCAGCCGCATACCCGATCAATCCACCCTCGGCCCACGTGATCCGTGATGACGCCGAAGCCATTGGCATCGCCCATGAAATCGCTGCGCTGTTGCAGGTTGGCGCCAGCGAGCGCGATCTGACGCGCCAGGTGCCGGCCGAGGTGGTCGATGCTTTTTCCAACAGCGGACTCTGGGGCATTACGGTGCCTCGGGAGTACGGCGGCGCCGAGGTGTCTTATGCGACCCTGGCCCAGGTCATCGCGATTGTCTCGGCGGCCGACCCGTCCCTTGGCCAGATCCCGCAGAATCATTACTGCCTGCTGGAAGACATCCGCTTGCAGGGCAGCCACGAGCAGAAGCAGTTCTTCTTCGGGCTGGCCCTGGCGGGAAATCGATTTGCCAATGCGCTGTCGGAAACCGGCGGCAAGAACGTGCAGGACATCCGTACCCGCCTGGTCGCGGAGGGCGAGGGTTATCGCATCGATGGGCGCAAGGGTTATTGCACCGGATCGCTCTATGCCCATTGGCTGGGTGTGTTGGCCCTGGACAGCGAGGACCGTGCACAACTGGCCTTCGTACCGCGTCATACCGAGGGTTTGAATGTGGTGGACGACTGGGACAGTATCGGTCAGCGCACCACGTCCAGCGGTACCGTGCTGGTCGAGGGGTTGTGGGTGCCGGCCTTCAATCTGTTCCCGACTTACCGCTCCTACGAGCGTCCGACCCTGGCCGGGCCCTTTGCGCAGATCACCACGGCGGCCATCGATGCCGGCATTGCCCGTGCAGCACTGCGCGACACCATCGGTTTTGTGCGTGAGCAGGCGCGGCCATGGATCGATGCCGGGGTGGAAAAGGCCAGCGAAGATCCGTTGACCATCATTCAGGTCGGCGCACTGGATATCCGCCTGGAAGCCGCCGAAGCGTTGCTCGAGCGTGCCGGCCTGGTGCTCGACCAGGCCAGGTCGGCACCCGATGAACACTCCGTCGCGCAGGCATCGCTGGCGGTCGCCAGGGCCAAAGTGTTGACCACCGAAATCGCCATCGAGGCCAGCAACAAGCTGTTTGAACTGGGCGGTACCCGGTCGACGCTGCGCAAGCACAACCTCGATCGCCATTGGCGCAACGCGCGGGTCCATACCCTGCACGACCCTGTGCGCTGGAAGTACCACGTGATCGGCAACTGGCTGCTCAACGGCATCAAGCCGCCACGCCATGACTGGTCTTGA
- a CDS encoding transposase gives MMGQLSSGQERLFYSFNLEDHIPANHLLRSIDRCLDLSDLRHYLADFYSPIGRPSIDPELMIRMLIVGYCYGIRSERRLCEEAHLNLAYRWFCRLSLEDEVPNHSTFSKNRHGRFRDSDLFRWLFNEVLRRCMDAGLVKGEGFAVDASIIKADASRQRGVPGDEPVNWNDPALSTRAVREYLEALDEEALAETLPKRLSLTDPQARWTAAPGGPAFYAYSTNYLIDTEHGVIMDVEPTPAHRTAEVESTKTMIERVEAQFDIKPERLIGDTAYGTAPMLAWMVEEKDIEPHVPVWDKTERKNNSFSSNDFHWNEEAEEYRCPAGNPLRSEWRAFKNERSHVTKANTIIFRSRQTDCVACLMKAKCCPNTACRKIARSVHEAARDVARRIAATPGYVRSRHERKKVEMLFAHLKRILKLDRLRLRGMSGATDEFTLAAAVQNLRRLAKFTSQGPPATG, from the coding sequence ATGATGGGACAGTTATCGAGTGGGCAGGAACGGCTGTTTTACTCGTTCAACCTTGAAGACCACATCCCCGCCAATCACCTTCTGCGTAGCATTGATCGGTGTCTCGATCTGAGCGACTTGCGCCATTACCTCGCCGATTTTTACAGCCCAATTGGGCGTCCGTCGATTGACCCTGAGTTGATGATCCGCATGCTGATCGTGGGCTATTGCTACGGCATTCGCTCAGAGCGTCGGCTGTGCGAAGAAGCCCATTTGAACCTGGCGTATCGCTGGTTCTGCCGGTTAAGCCTTGAAGATGAAGTCCCCAATCACTCGACCTTTTCCAAAAATAGGCACGGCCGTTTTCGGGACAGCGATTTGTTTCGCTGGCTGTTCAACGAAGTGCTGCGTCGTTGCATGGACGCCGGCCTGGTCAAGGGCGAAGGCTTTGCCGTGGACGCCAGCATCATCAAAGCGGATGCCAGCCGGCAGCGCGGTGTACCGGGTGATGAACCGGTCAACTGGAACGATCCGGCCCTGAGCACCCGCGCCGTGCGTGAGTATCTTGAGGCACTCGATGAAGAGGCTCTGGCCGAAACGCTACCGAAGCGCCTATCGCTGACTGATCCTCAAGCCCGCTGGACCGCAGCTCCAGGTGGCCCAGCGTTCTACGCTTATTCCACGAATTATCTGATCGATACCGAGCACGGCGTGATCATGGACGTGGAACCCACACCGGCTCATCGAACCGCAGAAGTCGAGAGCACCAAGACGATGATCGAACGGGTCGAAGCGCAGTTCGACATCAAGCCGGAGCGCCTTATTGGCGACACCGCTTACGGCACCGCGCCGATGCTGGCCTGGATGGTGGAGGAAAAAGACATCGAGCCGCATGTGCCGGTGTGGGACAAAACCGAGCGCAAGAACAACAGTTTTTCGAGCAACGATTTCCACTGGAATGAAGAGGCTGAGGAATACCGCTGCCCGGCCGGAAACCCATTGCGCAGCGAATGGCGAGCCTTCAAAAATGAGCGTTCACACGTCACCAAAGCCAACACCATTATCTTCCGATCCCGGCAGACCGACTGCGTTGCCTGTCTGATGAAAGCCAAGTGCTGCCCGAACACTGCGTGCCGCAAGATCGCCCGCAGCGTCCATGAAGCCGCGCGCGATGTGGCTCGGCGAATCGCAGCGACACCTGGGTACGTGCGCTCTCGCCACGAACGTAAGAAGGTCGAAATGTTGTTTGCCCACCTCAAGCGCATCCTGAAATTGGATCGCCTGCGACTACGTGGCATGAGTGGCGCGACTGATGAATTCACGCTGGCCGCTGCGGTGCAGAACCTGCGACGGCTGGCCAAATTTACATCTCAAGGGCCACCTGCCACGGGATAG
- a CDS encoding GNAT family N-acetyltransferase — protein sequence MKLNHRPVKANDVKMICGFPQNAQELFFMFPKAHFPLTETQLHAAISQRFDSTVVEINGTVVGFANFYRAERNGVCCIGNVIVSPSARGEGVATFIVETMTGLAFERYGAEEVQISCFNENTAGLLLYPKLGFVPYAIEERPFLGNGRSALIHMTRSRSSTD from the coding sequence ATGAAACTGAACCACAGGCCAGTGAAGGCTAACGACGTAAAAATGATCTGCGGCTTTCCTCAGAATGCTCAAGAGTTGTTTTTCATGTTTCCGAAGGCGCACTTCCCGCTAACGGAAACGCAGTTGCATGCCGCGATCTCCCAACGCTTCGACTCTACCGTCGTGGAGATCAATGGGACTGTCGTTGGGTTTGCCAATTTCTATCGAGCTGAACGCAATGGCGTTTGCTGTATCGGCAATGTCATCGTCTCGCCGAGCGCTCGGGGCGAAGGAGTGGCCACGTTTATCGTGGAGACGATGACCGGCTTGGCATTCGAGCGTTACGGAGCCGAGGAGGTGCAGATTTCCTGTTTCAACGAAAACACGGCAGGCCTGCTGCTCTACCCCAAGCTTGGGTTTGTGCCTTATGCCATTGAGGAGCGACCTTTTTTGGGAAACGGCCGATCGGCCCTCATACACATGACGCGCAGCAGAAGCTCGACAGATTGA
- a CDS encoding LysE family translocator, with product MFDSTAVLTVFWVYLAGVVIPGPNFVAVVHKAVAATRAEALALVAGIVTVNLLWSGCAITGLGLVFAAFPWAVLVMKIMGAAYLMWFGVRLIVKAGKHPALRPCEGTTGSVRKSFFQGVVTNIGNPKSMAFYAAVFSAAAPAHPSVSTFVSMLAVVVVVSLTWYGLVAVALSQPRISSAYQKARKVIDRLCGGLILGLGVRQLT from the coding sequence ATGTTCGACAGTACTGCGGTACTCACTGTTTTCTGGGTTTATCTGGCGGGCGTAGTGATTCCGGGGCCGAACTTCGTCGCCGTTGTTCACAAGGCAGTAGCCGCAACACGTGCCGAGGCGTTGGCCTTGGTCGCTGGTATAGTGACCGTGAACCTGCTCTGGTCTGGCTGTGCGATCACAGGTCTGGGCCTTGTGTTTGCAGCCTTCCCATGGGCAGTACTGGTTATGAAGATAATGGGTGCGGCGTACCTGATGTGGTTTGGCGTACGCCTGATCGTTAAAGCAGGCAAACATCCCGCCTTACGGCCTTGTGAGGGCACGACTGGCAGCGTCCGGAAATCTTTCTTTCAGGGTGTCGTCACCAACATCGGCAATCCTAAATCCATGGCCTTCTACGCCGCCGTCTTTTCAGCAGCAGCCCCCGCCCACCCCTCGGTCAGCACCTTCGTCTCAATGCTGGCGGTTGTGGTGGTCGTTTCGCTGACCTGGTATGGACTGGTTGCGGTGGCTTTGTCGCAACCAAGGATTTCCTCGGCGTATCAGAAGGCTCGGAAAGTGATTGATCGCCTGTGTGGTGGTCTGATTCTGGGCCTAGGAGTACGACAGCTGACCTAA
- a CDS encoding LysR family transcriptional regulator, protein MDFNGRSGEMSVFTTVAQEGSLSAAARALGLTPSAVSRIIARTEQRLGTRLLLRTTRAITFTAEGEAFLRGARRILADMDEVEEAIADQGVPRGRLRVSAALGHGRLAIVPLVAAFSARYPNIVVDLTLGDEVVDILGGQADVAVRFGHLPDSPLTARRIGHTGQVVVASPEYLQRHGIPQEPEDLLQHNCLRFNFRRAEPNWPFIRDGKEFSQKVSGNIECSSGEALAQLARVGAGIARIGEFSVSEDLQRGDLIPLLEAWNPGDQEPIHAVFVGGAAMPARVRLFVDFLLEHHRM, encoded by the coding sequence GTGGATTTCAACGGCAGGTCAGGTGAAATGAGCGTGTTCACCACCGTGGCGCAGGAAGGCAGCCTGTCGGCCGCCGCGCGTGCATTGGGCCTGACACCCTCGGCAGTCAGTCGGATCATCGCGCGTACCGAGCAACGTCTTGGCACCCGCCTGCTGTTGCGCACCACCCGAGCGATCACCTTCACTGCCGAGGGCGAAGCGTTCCTGCGCGGCGCCCGGCGTATCCTGGCCGACATGGACGAGGTCGAAGAAGCCATCGCCGACCAGGGCGTACCCAGGGGGCGATTGCGGGTCAGTGCCGCCCTTGGCCATGGGCGGCTGGCCATCGTTCCCTTGGTCGCAGCATTCAGCGCCCGTTACCCGAACATCGTCGTCGACCTCACCCTCGGCGACGAAGTGGTCGACATTCTCGGCGGGCAGGCCGACGTCGCGGTCCGCTTTGGCCATCTGCCCGACAGCCCGCTTACCGCGCGCAGGATCGGCCACACCGGCCAGGTAGTGGTGGCATCGCCCGAGTATCTGCAGCGCCACGGCATCCCCCAGGAACCGGAAGACCTGCTACAGCACAACTGCCTGCGCTTCAACTTCCGGCGTGCCGAACCCAACTGGCCGTTCATCCGCGATGGAAAAGAGTTTTCCCAAAAGGTCAGCGGCAACATCGAATGCAGCAGTGGTGAAGCGCTGGCACAACTCGCGCGAGTAGGTGCCGGCATTGCACGTATCGGTGAGTTCAGCGTGAGCGAGGATTTGCAGCGCGGCGACCTGATTCCGCTGTTGGAAGCCTGGAACCCCGGGGACCAGGAACCGATTCATGCGGTGTTCGTCGGCGGGGCGGCAATGCCGGCGCGGGTGCGATTGTTCGTTGACTTCTTGCTGGAACATCACCGGATGTGA
- a CDS encoding MFS transporter, translating to MRINPPLVALAIGAFGIGVTEFAPMGMLPGIAADLGVSIPAAGLLVSAYALGVLLGAPLMTLTTGRIPRRYLLIGLMAIFTLGNLMSALATDYYSLMVARVVTSLNHGAFFGVGSIVAASVVAPEKRAGAVAAMFMGLTLATIGGVPLAAWFGELFGWRTAFWGITGLGVVTMAALWFALPNLKTPQSVGVMAEIRVLGRGPVLGALALTVVGSSAMFTVFTYIAPILSSETNSSTAYITAMLVLFGVGLTLGNMWGGKAADRSIDRTLIVSLSVLILVLLAFTLLMRWTVPAALAILIWGIASFALVPPLQMRVMEAAKDAPNLASAVNIGAFNFGNAIGAALGGAVINAGLGYPAISLAGAAMAALGLLMVLAYAWRSRTIEAAVV from the coding sequence ATGCGTATCAATCCACCACTTGTCGCACTCGCCATTGGTGCCTTTGGCATCGGCGTTACAGAGTTCGCCCCCATGGGCATGTTGCCAGGTATCGCTGCGGATCTGGGCGTTTCCATTCCCGCCGCCGGTTTGCTGGTCAGTGCCTATGCGCTGGGCGTATTGCTCGGCGCACCGCTGATGACCCTGACCACCGGCAGGATTCCCCGGCGCTATCTGCTGATCGGGCTCATGGCGATTTTCACCCTGGGTAATCTGATGTCAGCCCTGGCCACCGATTACTACAGCCTCATGGTCGCCAGGGTGGTGACCTCACTGAACCATGGTGCATTTTTTGGCGTTGGCTCCATCGTCGCCGCCAGCGTGGTCGCCCCGGAGAAACGTGCCGGTGCGGTTGCGGCGATGTTCATGGGCCTGACCCTGGCGACCATCGGCGGTGTGCCGCTAGCCGCCTGGTTTGGTGAACTGTTCGGTTGGCGCACCGCTTTCTGGGGAATTACCGGCCTAGGCGTGGTAACCATGGCCGCGTTGTGGTTCGCCCTGCCTAACCTGAAGACGCCGCAAAGCGTCGGTGTAATGGCCGAAATTCGGGTACTGGGGCGTGGTCCGGTGCTGGGCGCGTTGGCCCTGACCGTAGTCGGATCGAGCGCAATGTTTACCGTCTTCACCTACATCGCGCCGATCCTCAGCAGCGAGACCAATAGTTCCACCGCCTACATCACCGCCATGCTGGTGCTTTTTGGTGTGGGCTTGACGCTGGGCAATATGTGGGGCGGCAAGGCCGCCGACCGCTCGATAGATCGCACCTTGATCGTCTCGCTAAGCGTTCTGATTCTCGTCTTGCTGGCGTTCACCCTGCTGATGCGTTGGACGGTGCCGGCTGCTCTGGCCATCCTGATATGGGGTATCGCCAGTTTCGCCCTGGTGCCGCCGCTACAGATGCGCGTCATGGAAGCAGCGAAGGACGCGCCCAATCTTGCCTCTGCGGTGAACATTGGCGCCTTCAATTTTGGCAACGCGATTGGCGCAGCGCTGGGCGGAGCGGTGATCAACGCTGGTCTGGGTTATCCGGCGATTTCCCTGGCCGGAGCGGCGATGGCTGCTCTGGGGCTGCTGATGGTGTTGGCTTATGCCTGGCGTTCCAGAACGATTGAAGCAGCAGTGGTGTGA
- the gabP gene encoding GABA permease, producing the protein MISPSSKDSSGQLAQGFKPRHVTMLSIAGIIGAGLFVGSGHAIAAAGPAVLLAYLFSGLLVVLVMRMLGEMAVANPDTGSFSTYADQAIGRWAGFTIGWLYWWFWVLVIPIEALAAGHVLNQWFPQVDAWLFALVSIIALVITNLFSVSKYGEFEFWFAMAKVVAIIGFIGVGFAVLMGWVPDREVSGLSGLMAEHGGFAPNGLSAVVGAFITIMFSFIGTEAVTIAAAESDNPSQNIAKATRSVIWRIGVFYLLSIFVVISVVPWNDPLLAQVGSYQRALEIMNIPHAKFMVDVVVLIAVASCMNSSIYIASRMLYSLGRRGDAPKALKATSSEGVPRAAVIASTVLGAAITVWSYFMPAGLFDFLLASSGAIALLVYLAIAVSQLRMRRMLRRQNVELTFRMWLFPWLTWLVIVFICAALAVMMITPEHRTEVSTTIGLALAISFIGLVTSRHPAQAASVTSAG; encoded by the coding sequence ATGATTAGCCCGAGCTCCAAGGATTCGAGTGGCCAATTGGCGCAGGGCTTCAAGCCTCGTCACGTAACAATGCTGTCAATCGCCGGCATTATCGGCGCCGGTTTGTTCGTTGGCTCAGGGCATGCCATTGCAGCGGCTGGGCCAGCGGTCCTCCTGGCCTATCTATTCTCAGGCTTGCTCGTCGTCCTGGTCATGCGCATGCTCGGGGAAATGGCGGTGGCCAATCCGGACACTGGCTCGTTCTCCACCTATGCCGACCAGGCAATAGGTCGCTGGGCAGGCTTCACCATCGGTTGGTTGTACTGGTGGTTCTGGGTACTGGTGATTCCTATCGAAGCACTGGCTGCCGGCCATGTGTTGAACCAGTGGTTTCCCCAGGTCGATGCCTGGCTGTTCGCCCTGGTGTCGATCATTGCGTTGGTGATCACCAATCTGTTCAGCGTCTCCAAGTACGGTGAATTCGAATTCTGGTTCGCCATGGCCAAGGTCGTGGCGATCATCGGTTTCATCGGCGTGGGTTTTGCCGTATTGATGGGCTGGGTTCCCGATCGGGAAGTCAGCGGATTGAGCGGCCTGATGGCTGAGCACGGCGGATTTGCTCCCAACGGCCTGTCAGCGGTAGTCGGCGCCTTCATCACCATCATGTTCAGCTTCATCGGGACTGAAGCTGTGACCATCGCCGCCGCCGAATCCGACAATCCCTCGCAGAACATTGCCAAGGCCACGCGTTCGGTGATCTGGCGTATCGGTGTGTTCTACCTGTTGTCGATTTTCGTGGTCATCTCCGTGGTGCCCTGGAACGATCCGCTGCTCGCCCAGGTAGGTTCCTACCAGCGGGCACTGGAAATCATGAACATTCCCCACGCCAAGTTCATGGTGGACGTGGTGGTGCTGATCGCCGTGGCCAGTTGCATGAACTCCTCGATCTACATTGCTTCGCGCATGCTGTACTCGCTGGGCCGTCGTGGCGATGCGCCGAAGGCGCTGAAGGCGACCTCCTCCGAAGGCGTGCCACGGGCAGCCGTCATCGCCAGCACCGTGCTGGGCGCGGCGATCACCGTGTGGAGCTACTTCATGCCCGCCGGGCTGTTTGACTTCCTGCTGGCCAGCTCCGGCGCGATTGCCTTGCTGGTGTACCTGGCCATTGCGGTGTCGCAGCTGCGCATGCGCCGGATGTTGCGTCGGCAGAACGTCGAGCTGACCTTTCGCATGTGGCTGTTTCCATGGCTGACGTGGCTGGTGATCGTGTTCATTTGCGCAGCGCTGGCGGTCATGATGATCACCCCGGAGCACCGTACCGAAGTGAGCACGACCATTGGCCTGGCGCTGGCAATTTCCTTTATCGGCCTGGTGACGTCGCGTCACCCTGCGCAGGCTGCGAGCGTGACGTCAGCGGGATAA
- a CDS encoding patatin-like phospholipase family protein — protein MATKTAIVFAGGGSLGAVQVGMLRALVEANVRFDMVVGASVGAINGAYFAARPDSDGVEALAGFWRGLSKTDIFPLSWIDTCRGLIKRRGYLLQPQALNRLLGQALPIHRIEDAVLPLYIVTTNLLSGAETVLSSGELEQALLASAAIPLVFPCVQIADQFLVDGGVASNTPISTAVALGATNVVVIPTGVSCDLTQPPRGLVALALHTVNLMSMRQLVSDIEHFRTLTSLHIVPPLCPVDVSVFNFDQTESLLQRAYDQTLRWMERGGLERTKVPGALTLHSHAHEH, from the coding sequence ATGGCGACCAAAACCGCAATCGTATTCGCTGGCGGTGGCAGCTTGGGGGCGGTGCAGGTGGGTATGTTGCGGGCCCTGGTCGAAGCCAATGTTCGATTCGACATGGTGGTGGGTGCTTCGGTAGGCGCCATCAACGGTGCCTACTTTGCCGCAAGACCCGATTCCGATGGCGTCGAGGCGCTCGCCGGATTCTGGCGCGGGCTGAGCAAAACCGACATCTTCCCCCTCTCCTGGATCGATACCTGTAGAGGATTGATCAAACGGCGTGGCTATCTGTTGCAGCCGCAGGCACTGAATCGGCTGCTGGGCCAGGCACTGCCCATTCACCGCATCGAGGATGCGGTGCTGCCCCTGTACATCGTCACCACCAACCTGCTCAGTGGTGCCGAGACGGTTCTGTCCAGTGGCGAACTCGAACAGGCGTTACTGGCCAGCGCTGCCATTCCGCTGGTGTTCCCCTGCGTACAAATCGCCGATCAGTTCCTGGTTGACGGCGGCGTGGCAAGCAATACACCTATTTCGACTGCCGTAGCCCTGGGAGCCACCAACGTCGTGGTAATCCCCACCGGAGTGAGTTGCGACCTGACGCAACCTCCCCGCGGACTGGTCGCCCTGGCCCTGCACACCGTCAACCTGATGAGCATGCGTCAACTGGTGAGCGACATCGAACACTTCCGCACACTCACCAGTCTGCACATCGTCCCGCCCTTGTGCCCGGTGGACGTCTCGGTTTTCAACTTTGACCAGACCGAGTCTTTGCTGCAGCGTGCCTATGATCAGACCCTCCGGTGGATGGAACGTGGGGGGCTCGAACGCACCAAGGTACCTGGTGCCCTCACCCTCCATTCGCATGCCCATGAGCATTGA
- the ctlX gene encoding citrulline utilization hydrolase CtlX — MQTTNTVLMIRPTRFSFNQDTAANNRFQRPAAVAEDVQLKALAEFDGYVDALRRHGVEVLVHNDREAPHTPDSIFPNNWWSSHPDGTLVLYPMQGHNRRLERDKGVLDGLLGQYRVEQVLDLSSLEEQAVFLEGTGSMVLDRQQRICYAGYSTRTHAQALEQLVSHLGYELCAFNAVDRQGVAIYHTNVMMSVGTRLAVVCLASVADPDERAALRKRLETSGKQLIDLNWAQLESFAGNMLEVHSLAGEPLLVMSRTAWQSLDADQRRLIETRTTPLPVNIDTIERIGGGSARCMLAEVFLPKHLSALEHVR; from the coding sequence ATGCAAACCACCAATACGGTTTTAATGATTCGTCCGACACGTTTCTCCTTCAATCAGGACACGGCGGCGAACAACCGTTTCCAGCGTCCGGCGGCCGTTGCCGAAGACGTACAGCTCAAGGCCCTTGCCGAGTTCGATGGTTATGTCGATGCGTTGCGTCGGCACGGCGTCGAGGTCCTGGTGCATAACGATCGCGAAGCACCGCATACCCCGGACTCGATCTTCCCCAACAACTGGTGGAGCAGCCACCCGGACGGCACCCTGGTGCTGTACCCGATGCAGGGCCACAACCGGCGTCTGGAACGGGATAAAGGTGTACTCGACGGGTTGTTGGGTCAGTACCGGGTCGAGCAGGTGCTGGACCTGTCCAGCCTCGAAGAGCAAGCGGTTTTCCTGGAGGGCACCGGCAGCATGGTGCTGGATCGGCAACAGCGGATTTGCTACGCCGGGTACTCGACCCGGACCCACGCCCAGGCCCTGGAACAACTGGTCAGCCATCTGGGCTATGAACTGTGCGCGTTCAACGCGGTGGACCGCCAGGGCGTGGCGATTTATCACACCAATGTGATGATGAGTGTCGGCACCCGCCTGGCCGTGGTTTGCCTGGCGTCCGTGGCCGATCCGGACGAACGTGCGGCGTTGCGTAAACGGCTCGAAACCAGTGGCAAACAGCTCATCGACTTGAACTGGGCACAGTTGGAGTCCTTCGCCGGCAACATGCTCGAAGTGCACAGCCTAGCGGGCGAGCCGCTGCTGGTGATGTCGCGCACCGCCTGGCAATCGCTGGATGCCGATCAGCGTCGCTTGATCGAAACCCGCACCACGCCATTGCCGGTGAACATCGACACCATCGAGCGCATCGGTGGCGGCAGCGCACGCTGCATGCTGGCCGAGGTGTTCCTGCCCAAGCATTTGTCCGCCCTGGAACACGTGCGCTGA
- a CDS encoding Lrp/AsnC family transcriptional regulator, whose translation MADIRDLSIVLDRIDQAIIEVLRHEGRITYQKLSERVHLTPRPCLERVRKLEQLGVIRGYGAILDEKKLTPGLSLLVLVALSNQSGRAAQKAFEAKVRACPQVLECRLISGAFDYSLRMRCRDMEHYRVLTEVWFDDPDLHIDKLVSHPELAMVKTTME comes from the coding sequence ATGGCGGATATCCGCGATCTGTCGATCGTGCTTGATCGTATCGATCAGGCAATCATTGAAGTGTTGCGTCACGAAGGGCGCATCACCTATCAAAAGCTGTCCGAACGTGTGCACCTGACTCCCAGGCCTTGTCTGGAACGGGTACGCAAGCTGGAACAGCTCGGGGTCATTCGCGGCTATGGTGCGATTCTTGACGAGAAGAAACTGACGCCGGGCTTGTCGTTGCTGGTGCTGGTGGCTTTGTCGAACCAGAGCGGACGCGCGGCGCAAAAAGCCTTCGAGGCCAAGGTCCGCGCCTGCCCGCAGGTACTGGAATGTCGCTTGATCAGCGGCGCGTTCGACTACAGCCTGCGCATGCGCTGCCGTGACATGGAGCATTACCGGGTGTTGACCGAAGTCTGGTTTGACGACCCGGATCTGCACATCGACAAACTGGTCAGCCACCCGGAGCTAGCGATGGTCAAGACCACGATGGAATAG
- a CDS encoding ABC transporter ATP-binding protein yields MYKLTVENLYKRFGDNEVLKGVSLNARAGDVVSMIGASGSGKSTMLRCINFLERADEGAIALDGERVLTRQGVGGMRVANPKQLQRLRTRLAMVFQHFNLWSHLTVLENIVLAPCRVLGMSRKAAEESARAYLDKVGLAQRVADQYPAFLSGGQQQRVAIARALAVEPEILLFDEPTSALDPELVGEVLKVIQALAEEGRTMLMVTHEMGFARQVSSQVLFLHQGRVEEQGDATILDRPNSERLQQFLSGRLK; encoded by the coding sequence ATGTACAAACTCACGGTTGAAAATCTGTATAAACGTTTTGGCGACAACGAAGTGCTCAAGGGCGTCTCGTTGAATGCACGGGCAGGGGACGTGGTGAGCATGATCGGCGCCAGCGGTTCGGGCAAAAGCACCATGCTGCGCTGTATCAACTTTCTGGAGCGGGCCGACGAAGGCGCCATTGCCCTGGATGGCGAGCGAGTCCTCACCCGTCAGGGCGTCGGCGGCATGCGCGTGGCCAATCCGAAGCAGTTGCAGCGGCTGCGCACACGACTGGCGATGGTGTTCCAGCACTTCAACCTGTGGAGTCACCTGACCGTGCTGGAGAACATCGTCCTGGCGCCGTGTCGAGTCCTGGGCATGAGCCGCAAGGCCGCCGAAGAGAGCGCACGGGCGTATCTGGACAAGGTCGGCCTGGCGCAACGGGTGGCCGACCAGTACCCGGCGTTTCTGTCGGGCGGGCAACAACAACGGGTGGCGATCGCCCGTGCCCTGGCGGTGGAACCGGAAATCCTGCTGTTCGACGAGCCCACCTCGGCGCTCGACCCGGAACTGGTGGGCGAAGTGCTGAAGGTGATTCAGGCGCTGGCCGAAGAAGGCCGGACCATGTTGATGGTGACCCACGAAATGGGCTTTGCCCGGCAGGTCTCAAGCCAGGTGTTGTTCTTGCATCAGGGCCGTGTCGAGGAGCAGGGTGATGCTACGATACTCGACCGGCCAAACAGCGAACGTTTGCAGCAATTTCTATCGGGTCGTTTGAAGTGA